A single region of the Branchiostoma lanceolatum isolate klBraLanc5 chromosome 1, klBraLanc5.hap2, whole genome shotgun sequence genome encodes:
- the LOC136429178 gene encoding peroxisomal acyl-coenzyme A oxidase 1-like: MAQLVNPDLVRERSRASFDAEKLTAVLYGGPDEVTRKRRIEALALKDPDYTHEDLSYLCREDQYVAMLKKSLMAARKVRELGLSERDRDSYMDFLLDWRAGAVNLHRTMFTITLQQQGNQEQRAKWLKLAEDFSILGSYLQTEMGHGTFLRGLETTATYDPSTQEFVLHSPTLTATKWWPGGLGLTVTHGVVMAQLYTQGRCMGPHMFILQLRSLDNHKPLPGITVGDIGPKYGCNDGDNGFLRFHQVRIPRDNMLMRFAQVAEDGTYSMVLDPRLIYGTMVSMRVRLTEQSNFALARAVTIAVRYSCVRHQSELTPGEPEPQILEYQTQQFKLFPHLAAAYAFWFTVQTLQTHYEQVNSRLQEGDTSGLQEVHALSAGLKAFTSLAAHRGIDECRLACGGHGYSHASGLIYLLTSQAVIVTGEGEATVMLLQLARYLVKCYAKSQAGAKLPSTVSYLQTVQSAAVSGVAARDLNNFDVLTEAYQHRAARLVKVAAEGVRFKVVSEGQSESDAWNNCLVSLVKCAEAHSQFFVVKTFVEALRRVDVDDSARATLTSLCQLYALHGICEQAGDFLQHGFLTGPDLPLARSQMCSLLSKVRSDAVPLVDAFDFHDQTLQSVLGRYDGRVYEHLYQWAKKSPLNKDQVHESYYRYLQPFLQQNRAKL, translated from the exons ATGGCCCAACTTGTGAACCCAGATTTGGTCAGGGAGAGAAGTCGTGCCAGTTTTGACGCAGAGAAGCTGACCGCTGTGCTGTATGGAGGTCCTGATGAAGTTACCAGGAAGAGAAGGATCG AGGCTCTAGCATTGAAGGACCCAGACTACACACATGAGGATCTGAGCTACCTGTGTCGAGAGGACCAGTATGTGGCTATGTTGAAGAAGTCTCTCATGGCGGCCAGGAAGGTCAGAGAGCTGGGACTAAGTGAACGAGACCGGGATAGCTACATGGA CTTCCTGTTGGACTGGAGGGCAGGTGCAGTGAATCTACATCGCACAATGTTCACCATCACCCTCCAGCAGCAGGGCAACCAGGAACAAAGAGCAAAGTGGTTAAAACTTGCCGAGGACTTCTCCATCCTGGGGTCGTACTTACAGACAGAGATGGGTCACG GGACTTTCCTGAGAGGCCTGGAGACCACCGCGACCTACGACCCTAGCACACAGGAGTTTGTCCTTCACTCCCCGACCCTCACCGCAACAAAATGGTGGCCTGGAGGAT TGGGTTTGACTGTAACCCATGGTGTGGTGATGGCCCAGCTGTATACCCAGGGCCGGTGCATGGGACCTCACATGTTCATCCTGCAGCTCAGGAGCCTGGACAACCACAAACCCTTACCTG GTATCACCGTCGGAGACATTGGTCCCAAATATGGCTGCAACGATGGAGACAACGGCTTCCTCAGGTTCCACCAGGTGCGCATCCCTCGGGACAACATGCTCATGAGATTCGCACAG GTGGCTGAGGACGGCACCTACTCCATGGTGCTGGATCCCAGACTGATCTACGGCACTATGGTCAGCATGAGGGTCAGGCTGACCGAGCAGTCAAACTTCGCTCTGGCCAGGGCAGTGACCATCGCAGTCCGATACAGCTGCGTCAGGCATCAGTCTGAGTTGACACCCGg GGAGCCCGAGCCCCAGATTCTGGAGTACCAGACCCAGCAGTTCAAACTGTTCCCCCACCTGGCCGCTGCCTACGCCTTCTGGTTCACCGTTCAGACTCTACAGACTCACTATGAACAGGTCAACTCCAGACTGCAGGAGGGCGACACCTCTGGGCTTCAAGAG gtacatgccCTGTCTGCTGGGCTGAAGGCCTTCACATCGTTGGCAGCGCATCGCGGGATCGACGAGTGCAGGCTGGCCTGCGGGGGACACGGGTACTCCCACGCCAGCGGCCTGATCTACCTGCTGACCAGCCAGGCCGTCATCGTGACCGGCGAGGGGGAGGCGACGGTCATGCTGCTGCAGTTGGCAAG GTATCTGGTGAAGTGTTATGCTAAGTCCCAGGCTGGAGCTAAACTCCCGTCCACCGTCAGCTACCTCCAGACGGTACAGTCAGCTGCAGTGTCTGGTGTTGCAGCTAGGGACCTCAACAACTTTGATGTGCTAACTGAAGCTTATCAACACAGAGCTGCAAG ACTTGTCAAAGTTGCTGCTGAAGGAGTGAGGTTCAAGGTCGTTAGTGAAGGTCAGAGTGAATCCGACGCCTGGAACAACTGTTTAGTGTCACTGGTCAAGTGTGCCGAG GCTCACAGCCAGTTCTTTGTGGTGAAAACGTTTGTGGAGGCTCTGCGGAGGGTTGACGTGGACGACTCCGCCAGGGCCACTCTGACTTCTCTCTGTCAGCTGTACGCCCTACACGGGATCTGTGAACAAGCTGGAGACTTTCTACAG CATGGTTTCCTGACTGGACCGGATCTTCCGTTGGCGCGGTCCCAGATGTGCTCGCTACTCTCGAAGGTCCGCTCCGATGCGGTGCCTCTTGTCGATGCCTTCGACTTCCACGACCAGACGCTGCAGTCCGTGCTGGGCCGCTACGACGGCAGGGTGTACGAACATCTCTACCAATGGGCCAAGAAGTCTCCTCTCAACAAggatcag GTACATGAGTCGTACTACAGGTACCTCCAGCCATTCTTACAGCAGAACAGGGCCAAGCTGTGA